TCCTGGTGGCCACTTCCAGCTCGCTCAGTCTCCTTGGCTTTTTAGAGATTGCAAAACCACGTCTCACTTTGTGGGCGTTTATGAGGGATTATCTCTGCTGGGTTTTACTGCTCGTGGGATTTTAAGATGTGTTTATAAGCGGGGAAGGTGTTTGCACTCATGTTTCGTTTCTGCGTGCAACAGGCGATCAGGATCATTCGTGCCGTCCTGGAAAAGTACGGGACCTATGAGAGCTTCGAAGTTGCCACGGGTGGGAGGCTGCTGAGCAAGTGCCAGATCTGGTCCGTTATCCGAAAGTACATGCAGAAGGAAGGCTGCGTGGGAGAGGTAATCCATGTCCCTGTATTATCGCTTGTAAACTACAGCtgcaaaatacttattttctgatAAAAAGGACTTAGATTAGGAAGTGTTTTGGGTAGAGAGAAGAAACTTTTCTCCTCTGAGCTGTGGTGTCCTTTCAGCTCCGGCTTGGCTGCGTTCGCTGTACCCTGGCGTTAGGACATGGGTGCTGGTTCCCCACCGATTTCCCGTGATTTTTTCAGTGTATATCTCccgagagagagagaggagctgcTGCTTGTCTGCGTGGCCTTTTGCTGTGTGCATGAGGCATCAATTACCATCGGGAAGTCATCTCTCTGTGGTATGGCAGACATCTCCGACAGCTGCTTTCACTCACATGTCCAAAAGCAAAGCTGGGGGGAGAGATTTCCTGCTGTCCCATGGGATGTGCTGGGTTACAGCACTTTGAAACCCCAAGCTTGGGTTTTAAAGCTGGGAAATACGTGGTTAAGATACGATGGTAGCCGTGCGGGATGAAGGCAGGGGGAAGTTCAGCATCTCTTAATCTGGTTTCTCTGAGCAGCATCCAGCGTGGGATGTCCCACAGCTTCAGTtaaggggcttttttttttcctccttctgctaGCAAGGTGTGGGCAAAATGCTTCCACCATCCTGGGTTCAAATGCTGAGAAGGATTTCTGGAgctgactttgctttttttggtttgcaggGCTGCCTCCGGCTGTTGGCTGCAGGGCAGAAGTCCCTGCAGTGCTGGCTGGCGCGGGGGGCTTCCTCGCTGCTGCCTCTTGGCCAGACTATTTTTCCTAGCTCTGATTTTTCACCTCCATCTCCAAACAGGGTTATTCATGAGCATTTCCCTGAAGCATCAACTTGCTCAGGGGTACCCAGGCCATTTCACGCCTGCAAAAGCAGGAGTGAGCGGTTCCTCAAGGTCCCACCTGACCAGGGGaccttcctcctccagcctccttgGGTTGTCCCTGGGATGTAGATTTGGCACCTTGATCCTCCTAAGCCTTTGCTTAGGACAGAAGGAATTTCTGCAAATCTCTTCCTATAATTCAGCTGCCTTTTAGTACCCAGAACCAGTCCCAATACCCAACCTAGCAGCTGGCCAGTCTTACTTACAGACCTACACTTATGACCTGCTAGTTGTGGTCCATCTCTTGATTTTTATCAATTGATTAAATTCAgctattttgcttttctctgttaaTCTAACCCAAATTGAGCTCTGGCTGGGCAGAAAGccacctttttttcttacatattggTGTACAACTGgcttccttccagccctgtgtAATTTTCCCTTTGCTCCAGGGAACGCAGGGTTCAGTAATTATGTTTGCACATCGGCGTGTGAGATAAGTGGCCCTTTTATCCAAAACTTTTGATAAGTGCTTTTAAAACGATTAAAGCATTGGTTTGCTCATTCCTACCCATTAAAAATTTTGCTGAATTTCTCTgaggcagggaagagggaagggttTCATCTGCTCTTGATACAGCAATGTTGGCAAAGCTTGCTCCCCATACAGAACCAAAACTTGCTGAAACTTCTGTGTTGCTGATAATTTAACACCCTGTTGGGGAACTAGGTGGTTTCAGACATGTATCTCCCTCCCCGCACCTGTATCTATAATTCCTGACTTTCACCTGCTGTGCCCTGTCTGTTCTGCCATGCTGTTTCCTTCCCTGATATGTACTAATTGTGATGGctttcttaaaaaacccccaaaacccaagaaGAAACTAGTGTGGGGGGGTTGCGTTAGCCCAGAGACCGACCCACTGATGCatcagctgcctgtgctgcctgcaggcagtccTGGCAGGCAGCGCGAGCCAGGCTGGTGGCAGtcgctgcaggcagctgccctttGTCCCCGGCGCTGATCAGCAAAGGCAGGATCCCACTTTCCGGCACCACAGGCCGCATGCTCGTGGGTGAGTATTTACGCTATAATTAACTTTGTGTCTTCAAAAGCTTCTTTGTCGGGGTCAGAGCTGCAGATCCTGaagctcttctgcttttcttctggctCAGGACCGAGGTGACGCTGCTGGAGCTCGGAGGTCTCCATACAGATTTCAGCGAGTTCCCAGCTTGCAGCAAAGAACCCCCTGACCCCGTTGGTAAGTTCTGCATGCCAACCCCTGGGGTTGTGAAACATTGTTAGCCTAAATAGCGCTAGCTAGTATCTCCTGGGATCCCATCGGTGGTGCCCCTCCACCTCTGAGCTGCTCGATACTGGCACTTTCTTGGCACATGAGGTCCTGAGCAGCACTagggagctgggggagaggcaggagcCCATGCCGCAGGGGCTGTCAGCAGTCTTCCCTCGGTTCCTGGGGACGAGCTCTTTCTCCATCATTGCATCCACAAAAGCTGAGTAGAAGTTTTGAGGACTGTGAGGATACTCTGGGGATCCCGCTCAGAATAACAGAGGTCACAAAGCTGGAGAGCTGGCATTGCTGCTCCAGGAATAAGTGTGGCTGAAGTCGCAGCCCCTGTTTTAACAGCACCTGCAAAGCTGGAGGGTTTCCCGAAATAAGGCAAGCGGTGCTGCTCAGCGGGCAGATGGGCTGCTGCAGCCGGAGAAGGGCTGCGGGCAGTGTAACGGGAGCGTGCATATCTGCAGTCTGTGATGATGCTGAGGGTCCCTTCCCATTGCTCCCAGATGGCTGGCTCTGCATGGGGTGGTTCCTGGCACCTCTGTTTAATATGACAAAGCAATGCTGTATCCTCACATTAtcaaataaggggaaaaaaaaaaataacccaagtCAATTCCTCTAAAACATCATCAGACTGACATCCAAAGAATGACATCATGGGGTTTTGCCCATCAGCTTCTCATCGTGGTGGCCCCCGGGTGCATCCGTATTGTCAGCTCTCGCAGGGGGACTGCGACCTGCGGCTGTACCCGCGGCTGCAGCTGCTCTCATCCTCTCCGAGCGGTGTCTAATCCTGTTTCCCAACTCCTGGATCAGTCCATTTCCGTCCCTCATTCCCCTGCCCAGCTCTGTCCTGGGGTCTCTCCGTCCTTAGGACAGGGATGGGGAATTTTTCCCCAGGCCATGGCAGCCTGGTGTCTTCCCGAGTCGGGGGCTGTTTCTGCCTGCAAAACCCCTGCTGAGAATTCGCCTACCTGATCGTGAACTGTTGCAAACCTCATGCAGTGGGTTGCACTGTTTGCTGATGCTTCTTTGTCCTGAAACTGCTTCCTAACCACTTCACTTGATGCCATCGAGCTCTTGTACAGGGAAAGGTAGTTTTCGCTCTATATAATTGAGTTGAGCATTGCTGTTTCTgtgttgcctttactttttcttcaccattagagaggaaaaaacaaaatcaacagTTCTCCCTCTGACTTGAATTCTTCCTTTAAAGGCTCTGGGATGTTTTTGCATGGAGTTTTCCTTGATTCCCAAAAACACAGAACGGTTGCTTCAACTACACCCTTCCCTCTGTGCTCAGCCACCAGCAGTGTCCCAGCTTATTGCAAACCGATTTTTCTGTGCTCTTGGATCTTTCTCCAGATGCTGTATCCCAGGGAATGCTTTGGTCTTCATTTCAGCTCTTGCTGCCTTGCCTAAAAAGGGCTCGTGCAAGACCTGGTTTCAGCACTGAGCATCGCACCCTCGAGGATGCCGAGTATCGTGTCCTCAGCATCCTCGGCCACCTCTTATTTTCCAGCTGTTTGCTGCGTTTCTCTTTGCTCACCCTGTGCATAGTGGTACcagataggaaaagaaaaagaaaaaaattggggTTTGGACTGTTCAGCCTACCTTGTCTTCAGGCATGGTAGTGAAGACTGAAGGACAGCAGTTGCCTTTCCACAATTTGGCTGGGCTCATTTGGTGCCTACATTGAATTGTGTGAGCAGCTATTGATGCTCTGGCTTTAACACTGAAGTTCTGTGCCATCACAAGATGGAAATGCCTGGCCTGGTGACCATTGACTTGTCCTGTAGCATAAAGGCCCCcccaaaacaatataaaaattagcttttttaaaGCCAGAGCACTCTCTTGCAAATGTTGCTTAATGCTTATTAAAGCGGGGTGTATCTCTGCTGTAGGGAAGCTCAGCCCTGGTAGGATGCTCAAGTGGGTAACAGCAGGGAAGATGCAGCATAGGACTTGGGACACGGCATTCCCAgtacagcagaggaagaagccaTGCACAGGTGATGGATAGATATTTGGGTTATAATAAAAGAGTTTTCTTCAGGGGTGGGATTTAAGGTGCCAGTGCAGATGGGAAGGGAGAGCTGGAGATCACCAGAACGGCAGGGATGAGCTGCGTGGAGCGTTTATCCATGCAACACTCAATATAATTAAAATCCTGGCTTTATGCAATATTTCACTTGTGCGGGTGCTCTTGAGTGTTGTTTTCAAAGATAGCTTTTGAAATTGCACAAGGGAAACTTGAACTGTTGGTGGGATGCCAAGAAAGCACCAGCCTCCCCAAACACGCCGGCTGAGCTGAGCCCTCTGCAGCAGGTCCTGCTGGTACGGGGGACCTGGAGCTGCTGAATCCCTCTCGCCTGGGGATGGCTTCTGGAGGAATCCAGTGTAACGTGGCCAAGGATGAGCAActggaaaatggagaaaagcagagaagaggagCTCTGGgggttggtatttttttaataggctGGGGGAAAGCAGGTGTAAGAATAAGAGTGTTTATCCTAGGGAAGAAGTTAGTTTTTCTGCATCTAGTTTCCTAAATTCCAGCCTCCTTGGGgcttattttttccctgtatagGGGCAATGAAGTGTGACAAGACAGCAAGATGTGGACCTGGCCTTGCGGACCACTCCCAGTCAGCCAAGCATCCTGTATCCTGGTAGCAGAGCTCCAGCTGACACAGTGCATCGTCTCCAGCGCTCCCTCTAAGAGCTGCAGGTTGGGCAGCAAAGACCTGAGGACCAGGGGCTGTCACAGGGTCTGGGCAGCAGTTCTGTGCTGCAGTGTCTTCAAGGGAGCAGGAAAAGTGCTGCAACGATGAAATGTAttcctccccttctttcttttgGTTTAAACTCTGTCTCCtggctctccccttcccctcccgtgTCCCAGGGTTTCAGCCTCCACTAGTCGCATTTGGGATTGCCATGTCGGATGTCCAGGCTGTATTCCCATCAGACAGAGCTGACCTAAGAGGTGGGAATTGGTTACAATCATACCAAAACCTGGCTCATGCGTGCCTCCTTATTTCTGCTTGCGGTGAAGCTGTAACCTTCCCTGCCTCGGACAGGGCTGTTAGcagaagctggtgctgctgccagaaGTCTTGTCCCTGCCAAGAGCCTCCCACAAGAGCTCTTGTGGCCGGGGATGGTGATCTTGCTGGAAACTAACCTAGAGCATAATCCAGTTTTAGTCCGGATCAGTTCCCTACCTCAGTTTGTCCCAGGTCACCGAGGTCCGTGGCTGGATGTGGGAGAGGGCAGCAAAACTGCAACCCATATTTATTTTGACTTGCTTACTGGAGCAGACATAAAGCTCAAGGAGATATACACAAGTCAGAAATTAACTGGCAAGTCTTTTCTTGGAGTTGGAGGGATTCTCTTTCATGCTGGTATATTTTAATCcaggtaagcaattgcactgtaagtatttttatgctgtttgttGGCCCAGTGGTAGACTCTGCTCTGTTACATGGCACTTTTGGCTTTTGTGAGCAGCTTTGCACAATAATAAATCTGGGTTAAAGCAAACCCATTCAgtctcctctgcttttttttaaataagagaagAATTGTCATGTAGTAATGTGTGTGCACATTTTCATCCTGGAAAGTGTCAGCTGTGAAATAATAGATGTTTTTTAGAGTTAACATGGACGTGGCAGAAGGGTTTTGAGATGAAATTGGTATGTGCCCGAAGGTCCCAAGCATTCCCGCGGCCAAACCTCAGAtacaagagcttccagggctgtcTCTTCTGGCAATGCTGCAGCCTTGAGTCACTGCAGGTCTGAAGTCAGATGGTCAGAAAATGCTGCTTGGCTGGCATGTTAAATCCTATTAACGTAGAGCAGCTGTCTTGGCTCCAGCACTTGCGGTGGCCAGGTTTCCCAAcatagctggttttttttctctataaagaTGTTCCCTAGTCCTGCGCATGCATTGCCCGTCCCTGCTGTGAATCGTGGCTGGCACACACGGTTCCTGCTGCAAGGGTAGGCTGGCATGGATCCATCCTCACTGCTCATGTCTTGGAGCCTTGAAAGGGAGAATCGGCAGGAGAGTCTGTGAAAATGGAGCAAGAGCCTTGGTTCCCGCACGGGATGTTTATCTGGGGGGGTCTAGAGGTTGGGCCCATACCAAAGCGGGTGCTGCTGGTTGTTTAGAGCAGGCTTGTTTTGGTGACCAAATTTACTGTGCCGTCCCACTGCTAGTGGGGATGCAGGAGTGGAACCAGGCAGGTCTCCGGAGGATGCCCATTGTGTGTGGCCATAAAATTGTGAGGACCCCATGGGAATGAgccagggaggaaggggggatgctGGAGCCAGAGGGATGCCCGAGGaggctgcccaggagctgcttGCTCCCCCCACAGTGCCTGCTCAGGTTTGCTGGCTGTAAAGAGATTAAAAGAGTTATTTCAACCCTCCCATGGGATCATCCATTTCCTCTCAGCATCCTCTCAGCACTGGcagtgccctccctgcctgctcctgctctctGTGGTTTCTTTGGGGAGCTGCAGCACGAGCTGGTGATGGTGCAGCAGTGCCGGATGGTGCCGCCCGCGGCATTGGTGGCTTTTTCTGACCATCTGCCACCATCTCAGCCTCTGCTTAGAGCCAAGACCCTGCTGAGCATCTCCTCCCATGGGCGTGCTGACACTATTTGCCTCCTTCCTCCGCAGGTGGTGGTGCAGCTCACTGATGACCTCCTGTCCCAGGCAGTGATGATGGTGGAGGACAGCCGGCCGACGCTGGCCATCAACCTGGCCGGAGCCCGGCAGCACTGGCTGGAAGGGATGCTGCGCCACGAGATAggtcagcgggggggggggtggctgtgggtgATGGGCACAGCTGGGGGGGTGGGATGCTGTGAGCATCCTCTGGCTGTTGGCATAATggcctgggggctgtggggaccaCCGGGCAAGGTGATACCCGCTGGGTCCTGCAAGGAGGCATCCTGGAGGGGTGCCCCTGGGTGGGTTTTGGAAGGGGCTGAGGCCAACTGGGTCCCTCTCTgcgtgtggggctgggggtgttgAGCACCTACCCATGTGCTtgcccccccaccctgggcagcGGAGCAAGCAGATGTCCCATGGCAGCCAAGACTGGAgctggcacccatgggtgctgggtcTCAGTCCCAACCCCAGCAATTCAGGggcggagtgggggggggggccgggggccaaGCTTTTTGGAGGCTGCGGCTGACGGCGCTCGCTCccatcccccctccccaggcacccaCTACATCCGGGGGGTGAACAACACccgccagccctggcacagctctgAGGGTCGCAAGCAGTACAGCCTGAAGCCTGCCAACCCCACGGAGGAAGGCTTGGCCAGCCTGCACAGCGTCCTCTTCCGCAAGCAGCCCTTCCTGTGGCGGGCAGCCCTGCTCTACTACACCATCGAGCGGGCCAGCCGCCTCTCCTTCTCCGCCCTCTTCCAGGACCTGGAGCAGTATGTCCAGGATGCCGGTGTCCGGTGGGAATACTGCGTGCGGGCAAAGCGGGGCCAGACCGACACCTCACAGCCAGGTACTGCTCAGGGGGTGAAAAGTCTTCAGGTTTTGgaaggcatattttttttttaaaaaaaaaaaagaggtagacGGACATGTTTTGCTGCTGGGTGGGTTGAGCATCACTGCTCCTGTGGCCATGGCAGCCTTTGAAATGGTGGCTCTGCCTGTCCCCACATCCCTCCCTATCCCCAGCACCGCTCTCTTAGGGGTTTACACTTTATGGCAGTGATTTTTTTACATGCAGTGCCGGCACATCAGCTCTTCGGCTGCTTGGGGTGAGGTGGGGATGGGTGGGGTACCCTGGGGAGCCCCATAAGGTGGTTGTGGTCTGATGGGAGCAACTTGCACAAGCTCGCGGGGAGGCAGCAgccaaaggagaggaaaaaaatgagcattCTGGGGATGCACTTAGATTCTTGCAGTggtttaccattaaaaaaaaaaaaatccactgggaGGAAAGGTGAATGCATTCCAGTGAGAAGTTTGGGGCTCTCACTGCATCTGGCTGCTTCCACGGTCCCTGGTGCTGCTCCCTGATGCTTATCCTTTGGGACCTGGCTATGGCACCAGCAATGCCTGAGCCCTGGCATGCTCGTGTCACCCTGGTCCAGTGCCATTGCTCCGGTTATTGTGTTTGGCAGAAGTTCAGGCAAGCGGAGGGCAGTGGGGAAGCCAGGCTTTCGCTCCCCGGCCTCTCCCACTCTTCCAGGCTGTTTCAGTAAGGACCAGGTCTACCTGGATGGGATTCTCCGCATCCTGCGCCATAGGCAGACCATCGACTTCCCGCTGCTGGCTGCACTTGGAAAGGTAACAGCTGGGGGTGGGCGGGGGGCACAGGGAGCTAATCACAGAGTACCCATCCCATCCCAAAGCTCATATGGGCTTCCCAAAAACAAGCCCTTGGCTGGAAGCCCTTCAGCTCTTTGCCTGTCCCTGCACGTATGGGTTTCGGTGGAGCAGGGAAAGGCTGTGCTGGGTAGGATGCAAGGAAGGACAGGACAATCCATACTCCTCCATGGGAGACCTTTGGGGGAAGCTTAACCCAGGCAGGGGGTTAAGTTCTGCCAGCCCCTCTGCCTTGGCCACAGGCTGGCCCCACCGCCACCTGTCCCCACAGTGACAGAAAATTATCAAAACCACAAATCCCTCTCCAGGTGGCTTTACCAATGCTTCTCCGCAGGCAGGAAAGGTGTTGAGGCAGTGACAGGGGTGGGCTGCAGGTGGGGGCCAGACCTCCTCCTTGGATGGCAGGGACTGACCCTTCTTCCCATCAGGTCTCCTACGAAGATGTGAATCGGCTGAAGAAATTTGGGGTCCTGGAGAAGGCTCGCATCCCCCATTTCATGCAGGACCTGGAGCAGTACATGAAGCAGCTGGACCACATTGTCACCACCAATGGCCTGAAcgaggaggagctggagcagctgctgcctgaCTGAGgggcattcccccccccccaaaccagtgcCCCAAGGGTGTAAAACTGGTGCCATTTATTGGA
Above is a genomic segment from Harpia harpyja isolate bHarHar1 chromosome 9, bHarHar1 primary haplotype, whole genome shotgun sequence containing:
- the MATCAP1 gene encoding microtubule-associated tyrosine carboxypeptidase 1, which encodes MVLDPGSAAGGGLGTGAAPRLPDRHDPPLCSWPSPPPPAPGPAPRCPRGTRRLSETGAGMRRSESAGRRGGGMRAAASLPHIARGRGEEGGGRRSPCLLVALRPRNVEAERERFFRASFAYDPQFEYAEPVPAAVLDKYGAASDRFVAQAIRIIRAVLEKYGTYESFEVATGGRLLSKCQIWSVIRKYMQKEGCVGEVVVQLTDDLLSQAVMMVEDSRPTLAINLAGARQHWLEGMLRHEIGTHYIRGVNNTRQPWHSSEGRKQYSLKPANPTEEGLASLHSVLFRKQPFLWRAALLYYTIERASRLSFSALFQDLEQYVQDAGVRWEYCVRAKRGQTDTSQPGCFSKDQVYLDGILRILRHRQTIDFPLLAALGKVSYEDVNRLKKFGVLEKARIPHFMQDLEQYMKQLDHIVTTNGLNEEELEQLLPD